Proteins encoded in a region of the Micropterus dolomieu isolate WLL.071019.BEF.003 ecotype Adirondacks linkage group LG07, ASM2129224v1, whole genome shotgun sequence genome:
- the b3galt1b gene encoding beta-1,3-galactosyltransferase 1: MPSKVSCLYLLTVVCWASALWYLSISRPTTTYVGHMSVPIRKTVKPHKNFTFDNIRTRPLNPHAFEFVISEPKKCERVTPFLVILISTTHKEFDARQAIRETWGDESTYGDIHILTIFLLGRNTDTVLNQMVEQESQIFHDIVVENFIDSYHNLTLKTMMGMRWVATFCPKAQYVMKTDSDIFVNMDNLVYKLLKPTTKPRRRYFTGYVINGGPIRDMRSKWYMSRDLYPESKYPPFCSGTGYVFSADVAELIYKTSLHTRLLHLEDVYVGLCLRKLGIHPYQNSGFNHWKMAYSLCRYRRVITVHQISPEEMHRIWNDMSSKKHLRC, from the coding sequence ATGCCTTCAAAAGTGTCATGTTTATACCTGTTGACAGTGGTCTGCTGGGCGAGCGCTCTGTGGTACTTGAGCATATCTCGCCCAACAACCACTTATGTTGGCCACATGTCCGTGCCTATACGTAAGACTGTGAAACCCCACAAAAACTTCACCTTTGACAACATCCGCACCCGCCCCCTTAACCCACATGCCTTTGAATTTGTCATCAGTGAGCCGAAGAAGTGCGAAAGGGTCACTCCCTTCCTGGTCATCCTCATTAGCACCACACACAAGGAGTTTGATGCGCGTCAGGCCATCCGGGAGACCTGGGGGGATGAGAGCACCTACGGTGACATCCACATCCTTACCATCTTTCTTCTGGGCAGGAACACAGACACCGTCCTGAACCAGATGGTGGAGCAGGAGAGCCAGATCTTCCATGACATCGTAGTGGAGAACTTTATTGATTCTTACCACAACCTCACCCTAAAGACCATGATGGGCATGCGCTGGGTGGCTACCTTTTGCCCCAAAGCGCAGTATGTCATGAAGACAGACAGTGACATCTTTGTCAACATGGACAATCTGGTTTACAAGCTCCTGAAGCCCACCACCAAGCCAAGAAGGAGATATTTTACCGGCTATGTTATAAACGGTGGCCCCATAAGGGACATGCGCAGTAAGTGGTATATGTCCAGGGACTTGTATCCCGAGAGTAAATACCCACCTTTCTGCTCAGGCACTGGCTATGTGTTCTCAGCAGATGTAGCTGAGCTAATCTACAAGACTTCATTACACACAAGACTGTTGCACCTGGAGGATGTGTACGTGGGACTTTGTTTGCGTAAGCTGGGTATACACCCGTATCAGAACAGTGGTTTTAATCACTGGAAAATGGCCTACAGTCTGTGCAGGTACAGGCGGGTTATCACCGTGCACCAGATCTCCCCGGAGGAGATGCACCGCATTTGGAATGACATGTCGAGCAAGAAGCACCTGAGGTGTTAG